A part of Rhopalosiphum maidis isolate BTI-1 chromosome 3, ASM367621v3, whole genome shotgun sequence genomic DNA contains:
- the LOC113555833 gene encoding structural maintenance of chromosomes protein 3 homolog, with amino-acid sequence MSDKCKNEIKVDIRNETIENTLRDLRLQISLLKHQNSKIKLQLNEDIQKGLAMTKLLQKRKPFNRTETGEIIFPGKKEMEFKLDVMTREILKLRTVLNGLKKDRYKLNLSGNNNKTKFNCFESNNEDNINKKLSEELCEQYNTMKDTFDKIVLEISKYRVLLDIKTEEMNDYNAQLTKTQEEFNNAVTTLEQIELNTQGNVENARNEFKVVNDRLDGLKSEAQQQIDELNATNESYMNGLQEKEYQIVRSNNLDKEKAKLTAEFESEFNRVKEYFKKRLSQIEFLPAALQAVQKQMIVEKELSASIEKNIEILSKKLKNISNDSCSDSLNNTNQLLKSKAKHLKIKQVQLEKILAEKLRCCDETKTYKYQQKSVLSKIKSETKLKLNDLRRILKAPAEEYLNTIDKLQNQISKIEAYSCFENDQLNHLSSIMQKPIDALASILNEAIEQITTIGNLQNVLTDCSKICL; translated from the exons atgagcGATAAATGTAAGAATGAAATAAAAGTAGACATAAGAAATGAAACAATTGAGAACACTTTAAGAGATCTAAGATtacaaatatcattattaaaacatcagaattcaaaaatcaaattgcAATTGAATGAAGAC attCAAAAAGGGTTGGCAATGACAAAATTGTTACAAAAAAGA aaaCCTTTTAATCGAACAGAAACtggtgaaataatatttcccgGGAAAAAGGaaatg gAATTTAAACTGGATGTAATGACAAGAGAAATTTTGAAGTTAAGAACAGTATTAAATGGCTTGAAAAAAGACcgttataaactaaatttatctggaaacaataataaaaccaaattcAACTGTTTT GAGTCTAATAatgaagataatataaataaaaagttaagtgAAGAACTTTGCGAACAATATAACACAATGAAAGACACATTTGA caAAATTGTACTAGAAATATCAAAGTACCGGGTACTATTAGACATTAAAACAGAAGAAATGAACGACTATAATGCACAGTTAACAAAAACACAagaagaatttaataatgcaGTCACGACATTAGAACAGATAGAATTG aacactcaGGGTAATGTGGAAAATGCGCGAAACGAATTTAAAGTAGTCAATGATCGCTTAGATGGTTTGAAATCGGAAGCCCAACAACAAATTGACGAGTTAAACGCTACGAATGAATCG TACATGAATGGTCTACAAGAAAAAGAGTATCAAATAGTCCGATCTAATAACCTGGACAAAGAAAAGGCAAAGCTGACGGCAGAATTCGAATCTGAATTCAACCGAGTTAAA gaatatttcaaaaaacggCTAAGTCAAATAGAATTTTTACCTGCTGCGTTACAAGCAGTTCAAAAGCAAATGATTGTTGAAAAAGAATTAAGCGcttcaattgaaaaaaatattgaaattctcagtaaaaaactaaaaaatatt agcaATGATTCTTGTAGCGACTCTCTTAATAATacgaatcaattattaaaatctaaagctAAACATCttaa AATCAAACAAGTGCAGTTGGAAAAGATTTTAGCAGAAAAACTTCGTTGCTGTGATGAGACAAAAACATATAAGTATCAACAAAAATCTGTGCTAAGCAAGATAAAATCCGaaacaaagttaaaattaaacgatTTACGTCGTATTTTAAAAGCACCAGCTGAGGAATACTTAAATACCATCGATAAActtcaaaatcaaatatctaaaattgagGCATATTCTTGTTTTGAAAACGACCAACTAAATCAT ttgtcTTCAATCATGCAAAAACCAATTGACGCATTGGccagtattttaaatgaagcAATAGAACAAATCACCACAATAGGAAATCTACAGAATGTACTTACTGACTgttctaaaatatgtttgtaa